One region of Quercus lobata isolate SW786 chromosome 2, ValleyOak3.0 Primary Assembly, whole genome shotgun sequence genomic DNA includes:
- the LOC115963985 gene encoding uncharacterized protein LOC115963985 has translation MCKEEQTCTNPSCFFCTMKEPEPSLRRVAIANIFKEMPFTDHQDQVLVLSGLWHVAMTHPDDPEFPSLGIFKCMANLIYKGINDRNWLLKDQNIYIPYYAAHVIGSYTMNKVEFTEIAVQQGVIPPLMELLRGKISWVEQRVAIRALGHLASYEKTFEAVAKYEEEVIKLAMKLACTCLEVVYVNFVGVKNINKRVKYHCDLLTRGIGDSEMEDRKGEEWASQLQCWCLYLLNCFACKERSLSLICKQDFLGKLCGMWGGLMNHSSPAWVGLVRILCYSKDGRKYIAESKEIIENICNLSRSSDDWQYMGIDCLLLLLNDQNTRYKVFEIIALFVIDLVELGSLGDRPNLGETITKALLLDYKQSKVKFRNQKVQKALQDVWNLKVERRKKEKLMSEEKLEEKRVLVCLIKQEANHRFWLGEIEEALAKYTEALDLCPLKSRKERMVLYSNRAQCHLLLRDPDCAISDSTRALCLATPANSHSKSLWRRSQAYDMKGLAKESLMDCIMFINGCIKSGVTKRVKIPYYAARMISKQMDATWLFTAARSKTTSSQARKVKESDGDYECDNDEQQRGEMMGVMIENKDFLSGLSTIIEEPLLVKEVNRRKVERARRRSKKAVIARSM, from the exons ATGTGTAAGGAGGAGCAGACTTGCACTAATCCATCTTGTTTCTTTTGCACAATGAAAGAGCCAGAACCATCACTCAGGAGAGTTGCGATAGCAAACATTTTCAAGGAAATGCCTTTCACAGACCACCAAGACCAAGTTTTGGTGCTTAGTGGTCTGTGGCATGTGGCTATGACTCACCCTGATGACCCAGAGTTCCCCTCCCTCGGCATTTTCAAGTGCATGGCAAACTTAATCTACAAAGGTATCAATGATAGAAATTGGCTTCTCAAAGACCAAAACATTTATATACCTTATTATGCTGCTCATGTCATTGGTTCTTACACCATGAACAAGGTTGAGTTCACAGAAATAGCAGTCCAACAAGGTGTCATACCACCACTAATGGAGCTCTTAAGAGGAAAAATCAGCTGGGTTGAGCAAAGGGTTGCGATTAGAGCACTTGGCCACCTGGCTAGCTATGAGAAAACCTTTGAAGCTGTAGCAAAGTATGAAGAAGAAGTGATCAAGCTAGCTATGAAATTAGCTTGCACTTGCCTAGAAGTGGTGTATGTTAACTTTGTTGGGGTGAAGAATATAAATAAGAGAGTGAAGTATCATTGTGATTTGCTTACTAGAGGTATTGGAGATTCAGAAATGGAGGACAGGAAAGGTGAAGAATGGGCTAGTCAACTTCAGTGTTGGTGTCTATATCTCCTAAATTGCTTTGCTTGCAAAGAGAGGTCTTTGAGTCTCATTTGTAAGCAAGACTTTTTGGGAAAACTGTGTGGCATGTGGGGTGGATTGATGAATCATTCTTCACCAGCTTGGGTTGGACTTGTTAGAATATTGTGTTATAGTAAAGATGGAAGAAAATACATAGCTGAATCCAAAGAGATTATTGAGAATATCTGTAATCTTTCAAGATCTTCAGATGATTGGCAGTACATGGGCATAGATTGTCTACTATTACTTctcaatgaccaaaataccaggTACAAAGTTTTTGAGATAATTGCTTTGTTTGTTATTGATTTGGTTGAACTTGGAAGCCTTGGAGATAGGCCAAACTTGGGTGAAACAATCACAAAAGCACTCCTTTTAGATTACAAACAAAGTAAAGTTAAGTTTAGAAACCAAAAAGTCCAAAAAGCTTTGCAAGATGTCTGGAATTTGAAAGTggagaggaggaagaaagagaaactaatgagtgaagaaaaacttgaagaGAAAAGGGTTTTAGTGTGTCTGATTAAACAAGAAGCAAACCATAGGTTTTGGTTAGGTGAAATAGAAGAAGCTTTAGCTAAGTACACTGAAGCATTAGACCTATGCCCATTAAAGTCAAGGAAAGAAAGAATGGTGCTATATAGTAATAGAGCTCAGTGTCATTTGCTACTTAGAGATCCAGATTGTGCTATTAGTGACTCAACTCGTGCTCTTTGCTTAGCCACTCCAGCCAATTCTCATAGTAAAAGTCTTTGGAGAAGATCACAAGCTTATGACATGAAAGGGTTAGCCAAAGAGAGCTTGATGGATTGCATAATGTTCATCAATGGTTGCATTAAGTCCGGCGTGACCAAGCGCGTGAAGATCCCATACTATGCCGCGCGTATGATCAGTAAACAGATGGATGCCACGTGGCTATTCACCGCTGCCCGGTCAAAGACAACAAGCAGTCAAGCTAGAAAAGTCAAAGAATCTGACGGTGACTATGAGTGCGACAATGACGAGCAACAGCGTGGTGAAATGATGGGGGTGATGATAGAGAACAAGGATTTCCTATCTG GTTTGTCCACCATTATTGAGGAGCCTCTGCTCGTAAAAGAAGTGAATAGAAGAAAAGTGGAAAGGGCAAGAAGGAGATCAAAGAAAGCTGTTATAGCTCGGTCCATGTAG
- the LOC115973921 gene encoding uncharacterized protein LOC115973921, with the protein MERKQGFFSALKEEVVRGLSPARSRGKSPAPRSGSPMSSLLRRRSSSKTQQAHYYVAQPEPLIGRSGSLRPTEALSPLKEGPDGTDGQDGRMEGRWAHWMKKSQLSRSPSVTCSSSSSSNYSSNGNNNNSNSNSSKRSDLRLLLGVLGAPLAPVHVNTADPLPHLSIKDTPIESSSAQYILQQYTAASGGQKLQNAIHNAYAMGKVRMIASEFETANRVVKSRNSSKAAESGGFVLWQMNPDKWYVELALGGSKVHAGCNGKLVWRHTPWLGAHAAKGPVRPLRRALQGLDPRTTASMFTNARCTGEKKVNGEDCFILKLCADPVTLKARSEGPAEIIRHVLFGYFSQKTGLLVHLEDSHLTRIQNNGGDAVYWETTINSFLDDYRPVEGVMIAHSGRSVVTLFRFGETAMSHTKTRMEEAWTIEEVAFNVPGLSMDCFIPPAEIRFASMSEACELPQGQRVNTAVAAAAYRAKVAAFENSHDGNVNNIIWKADV; encoded by the exons ATGGAGAGAAAGCAAGGGTTCTTTTCGGCACTGAAGGAAGAAGTGGTACGAGGACTATCTCCGGCGAGGTCAAGAGGGAAGTCTCCGGCGCCGAGAAGTGGGTCCCCCATGTCCAGCTTACTAAGACGACGTAGCAGCAGTAAAACCCAGCAGGCCCACTACTACGTGGCGCAACCGGAGCCGTTGATAGGGAGATCCGGGAGCTTGAGGCCCACGGAGGCCTTATCACCGTTGAAAGAAGGACCCGACGGAACGGACGGCCAGGATGGGAGGATGGAAGGCAGGTGGGCCCATTGGATGAAGAAAAGCCAGCTGTCAAGATCTCCTTCAGTCACGTGCTCATCCTCTTCTTCCTCGAACTACAGCAGCAACggcaacaacaacaatagtaaCAGTAACAGCAGCAAACGGTCGGATCTGAGGTTGTTGCTTGGTGTCTTGGGTGCGCCGCTTGCTCCGGTGCACGTTAACACTGCTGACCCTTTGCCTCACCTTAGCATCAAAGACACTCCAATT GAAAGTTCATCTGCCCAGTATATATTGCAGCAGTATACGGCAGCATCTGGAGGGCAAAAGCTTCAGAATGCTATTCACAATGCTTATGCAATGGGAAAGGTGAGGATGATAGCTTCTGAATTTGAGACTGCTAACAGAGTTGTAAAGAGCCGGAATTCATCCAAAGCTGCAGAGTCGGGTGGGTTTGTCCTGTGGCAGATGAATCCCGACAAGTGGTATGTGGAGCTTGCACTTGGCGGCAGCAAGGTTCATGCTGGTTGCAATGGGAAACTTGTGTGGAGGCACACACCTTGGCTTGGTGCACATGCTGCTAAAGGGCCTGTTAGACCCTTGCGCCGAGCCCTTCAG GGACTTGACCCCAGAACCACTGCAAGTATGTTTACCAATGCAAGATGTACTGGAGAGAAGAAGGTCAATGGAGAGGATTGTTTCATCCTCAAGCTTTGCGCGGATCCTGTGACATTGAAAGCAAGGAGTGAAGGGCCAGCAGAGATCATAAGACACGTCTTGTTTGGATACTTCAGCCAGAAAACAGGACTCCTTGTGCACTTGGAAGACTCCCATTTGACCCGCATTCAGAACAATGGAGGGGATGCGGTGTATTGGGAGACCACAATCAATTCCTTCCTCGATGATTATAGGCCTGTTGAGGGAGTAATGATTGCTCACTCGGGTCGTTCAGTTGTAACCCTTTTCAGGTTTGGGGAAACAGCAATGAGCCACACTAAAACTAGGATGGAAGAAGCATGGACAATTGAGGAAGTGGCTTTCAATGTCCCGGGCCTTTCAATGGACTGTTTCATTCCTCCTGCTGAAATAAGATTTGCTTCTATGAGTGAAGCCTGTGAACTTCCTCAGGGTCAGAGAGTAAACACTGCTGTGGCAGCTGCAGCTTATCGTGCCAAAGTTGCTGCGTTTGAGAATTCTCATGACGGCAatgttaataatataatttggaaAGCAGATGTTTAG